The genomic segment AGTGGACATTCTCTACAAACGGCGTTTCCATCATGGGACGGAATAAAGTTCCCTGTATCGGTTTCGGACCGGGCGCGGAAGCACAGGCTCATGCCCCGAACGAAATTACGTGGAAACAGGACTTGGTAACCTGCGCAGCCGTATATGCCGCATTGCCGTCCATATACGTTGAAAAGTTATAAAAGGAGTCTCAGGAACTTCGAGTTTTAGAGATGCCTAGATAGGAGTAATTATGGCCTTGATTATGGATCCGTACATTACAAAGCTCAATAGCTTGAGCTTTAAAAAAATGTACAACAATGATTTTTTCCTTACATGGGAAAAGACCTTCGATGAAATTCTTGCAACATGGACGGTAGCCGATGCGCTGCGCACCTTGCGGGAATCAAACATTTCTACAAAGATTTTTGAAAGCGGTCTCGGCATTTCGCTGTTCCGCGACAACTCAACCCGCACACGGTTCAGCTTTGCATCTGCCTGTAACCTGCTCGGTTTGGAAGTACAGGATTTGGACGAAGGCAAATCTCAAATTGCCCACGGAGAAACTGTCCGTGAAACCGCTAATATGGTTTCGTTTATGGCAGACGTTATCGGTATCCGCGACGATATGTACATCGGTAAGGGCAATACTTACATGCACACTTTTATGAATGCGGTTGCCGAAGGCAATAAGGACGGCGTGCTCGAACAGCGTCCCACCCTTGTCAACTTGCAGTGCGATATCGATCACCCCACTCAGATTATGGCGGATACTCTCCATATCATCCACGAGTTCGGCGGGTTGGAAAACCTCAAGGGTAAGAAAATCGCGATGACATGGGCATATTCACCCTCTTACGGCAAACCGCTTTCCGTTCCGCAGGGAGCAATCGGCCTGTTCTCTCGCTTGGGAATGGACGTTGTACTTGCACATCCGGAAGGATATGAAGTAATGCCTGAGGTTGAAGAAGTCGCGAGAAAACAGGCAAAGGCATCGGGAGGTTCCTTTACCAAGACCAACAGCATGAAAGAAGCGTTTAAAGATGCGGACATTGTGTATCCCAAGAGCTGGGCGCCCTTTACCGCAATGGAAAAACGGACGAACCTCTACGGTGCAGGCGACTTTGACGGTATCAAAGCGCTTGAAAAAGAGCTGCTCGCTCAGAACGGCAAGCACAAGGATTGGGAATGCACCGAAGATATGATGAAGCTGACCAAAGACGGTAAAGCACTCTATCTGCACTGCTTACCGGCAGATATCACCGGTGTCAGCTGCAAAGAAGGTGAAGTTGCCGGTTCGGTGTTCGACCGCTACCGCGTGCCGCTCTACAAGCAAGCAAGCTTTAAGCCGTACATCATCGCCGCAATGATCTTCCTTGCAAAAGTACGCTATCCGCAGCTTACGCTGGAAGAACTGGAAAAGCGGGCAACGCTCCGCCATACCGGACTGTAGCAGTTAAAAATTAACCGTTAAGGAGCTGAGAATACGCAGCTTCGGTTG from the Treponema medium genome contains:
- the ygeW gene encoding knotted carbamoyltransferase YgeW; amino-acid sequence: MALIMDPYITKLNSLSFKKMYNNDFFLTWEKTFDEILATWTVADALRTLRESNISTKIFESGLGISLFRDNSTRTRFSFASACNLLGLEVQDLDEGKSQIAHGETVRETANMVSFMADVIGIRDDMYIGKGNTYMHTFMNAVAEGNKDGVLEQRPTLVNLQCDIDHPTQIMADTLHIIHEFGGLENLKGKKIAMTWAYSPSYGKPLSVPQGAIGLFSRLGMDVVLAHPEGYEVMPEVEEVARKQAKASGGSFTKTNSMKEAFKDADIVYPKSWAPFTAMEKRTNLYGAGDFDGIKALEKELLAQNGKHKDWECTEDMMKLTKDGKALYLHCLPADITGVSCKEGEVAGSVFDRYRVPLYKQASFKPYIIAAMIFLAKVRYPQLTLEELEKRATLRHTGL